Part of the Ursus arctos isolate Adak ecotype North America unplaced genomic scaffold, UrsArc2.0 scaffold_4, whole genome shotgun sequence genome, TACTCCAGTCAGCAGGGCCCCGGGAAGCTCCTTTTGCTAGTGGCCAGAAGGTGACCATGTGACATGAGACTGACCCAGGTGCTTCCTCCCTGAAATagcaatctttttatttttttttatttcagtatagttgacacacagtgttacattaagTTCACATGTACAACACAGTGAGTCAGTTTATCTAATTCCTCCTTTATGCAGTGTTTGCCGGTGTAGATAACTGTCACCGTAGTATGCTGTCAGAGTATCATTGACTCGATGCCCTATTCTGTGccctgtatttatttatctgtacTTACTTATTCCATCACTGtaaacctgtatctcccactctccttcacccattttgcccctcACTGTACCCCCTTTCTTCTGGAAACcatccatttgttttctgtttgggtTTGGACATGGACATGGACAGTATCGAAACCACAGTCTGACACCagtcaaaatggttaaaattaacaagacgggcaacaacaaatgttggtgaggatctggagacaggggaaccctcttacactgctggtgggaatgcaagctggtacagctactctggaaaacaatatggaggttcctcaaaaagttaaatagggCTACCCCAacacccaacaattgcactactagctatttaccgaaaagatagaaatgtagtgatccgaaggggaacctgcaccccaatgtgcatagcatcaatgtccacaatagccaaactgataagagccaagatgtccatcaacagatgaatggataggggtgcctgggtggcgcagtcgttaagcgtctgccttcagctcagggcgtgatcccagcgttctgggatcgagccccacatcaggctcttccgctgggagcctgcttcttcctctcccactccccctgcctgtgttccctctctcgctggctgtctctgtcaaataaataaataaaatcttaaaaacaaaaaacaaaaaacaaaaaaaaccagataaatggataaagatggtgTCTTTAtccatatgtatgtatatggatatgtacatacatacatacatacatggaatattactcaaccatacatacatacaatggaatattactcagccatcagaaaggatgaacgtACCATTTACATCAGTGTGGATGGAAGTGGAGGGTATTgtgttgagtgaaataagtcaatcagagatagacaattatcatatggtttcactcatatgtggaatttaagaaactgcacagaggatcatagggtaaaggagggaaaactgaagggtaAGTAATCAGAATGGGTGAAAAACTGTGAGAGACTcctaactacaggaaacaaactgagggctgctggaggggaggtgggtggggggatggagttgGGTTTTGGGCATTAAGTaaggcacatgatgtgatgagcactgggtgttatacacaaatgaattgttgaacactacatctgaaactaatgatattctatatgttggctaacttaatcaaatttaaaaagcacaacaaaaaactcccatctttataaaattaatcatccTTACAGAAGCATATAAATTGAAAGACTATCAAATTGCTCAGTGTATTTCACTGCACTCTGAAAGTACATGCGAAAAGTTCACATGAATTAGGTTTCCATGGTCGTTTTTTCccctggttttcagtttggaaacATGCATCCAAAAATCTCCATGCAAAATAGTAAATGGGAATAAACAGGAAGAGTAGAGatgtttattcatttctctttttaactttaacTGCTTTTTCCAAAAGCTCGTTTGAAAACAAAGTTTCATTGGTCATAGTTTAAGTCTGAAAACACTTTTATGAAGAGTCTGAAGATGTTCACATGTTACCATCTACCAAGAACTTGTTCTGTTTGGCAGTGTAGTCCAGTGATCACATTCTCCCAAGCTCTTAGCAGGAGAAAAATACTTCACATAAGACTATCTATATCATACAAAGTTATACTTGTCTAAGAAAATATGTACTAATCTATGCATCTATGTCTTTACCTTAATAATATGAAGGATCAAACATCAtcattcttattttgaaaaaattgtgGTGAAAATCCGTTCTAAAATCTGTAAATCAGTTTAATAATTACTCATTGCAAAGAAGCCATGACACACTAATTAAACAATAATTCAGAatttttcctgatttataaaaattataagcaGTGAGGAAAACAGTCTCTGGAGACTGGAATAAACATAAACATCAGTGTAGTTTTCTAATGgaagttgcttttttttctaaatctcttttaaattttttaaatgatgaggtgaaaaacaaaaaatgggagttacttttaattttccaaattaatccTCATACGCATTAACTTTATGCATACCTACATGCAAATactgaaaatttataaaataaaaatttacctttCAAATTAAACATGTCAATTCTTAGCTCAGTAAGTATCGAGGCCCTTAAAGCTATCCAAAGTTGATCAGAACAATAGTACAATAACATTTGTTGAACGTACATTATGTACTTTATATGAATGACTtcatagaaatatgaaaataactcTGCAGGgttagtactattattatcttcttTTACAGATGTAGAAGCTGAGGCTAAGGGATATCAAGTATCTCGCTCAAGTTTACACCACTAACAAACAGTAGAATTGGCCTTTAGCTCTGATAAAAACATACCTGAGTCTAAGACTTTTACCCCCACATGCAGGGTGGATCTAGGTTCTGTAGAACTAAAGTCTGTCTAGTCTGAGGCgacttctttaagaaaataaaaagtcaaaattgtGAGTAAATGGTTGTTAGGGtccattccaggaccttgaggaaACACATGCAAGGAAGGGGGTCTGAAACAGGCTTCGATATAAACCCACCACTGTTACACTCTATAGTATTCTGAAATTTTCCTCAAAGATTTTTGGAAGTACACATCATGTACAGTTTTATTGTCATTACATATATCTAGTTCCTTCCCATACCACTGTTTACATTGTATCATTTCATCTAAacctgatttttaatatttttcagctGCATTTGATTATTCTGCTTAATtttacaagacttttttttttaattttgaaagctcATAGGTTTGTCATTGTGAAGCTTCCCAAACACCTGAAGGGGGGAGTTGCTTGTCAACAAAGTCTTCTTATAGATTATTCTAATTGCAATACGCTCTCAATTGTGTTACTGGAAATTTAGACCATTTAAAGCCATCCTCGACCTGGTTTGTTTATATTAGCTGGTTTCTGTTCACCTAGAatgctttgaaaacattatttctggctTTGGACGCCTTAGTGGCAAATGGCACTGTCTTTACTACTGCATAAGGAGCCTGTGCCCCGTCACTGTACTTACTGTTGTATAAAGAAGTGTCAGCAGAGTGATGAGGATACATGGTGATGAAATAATCTGCCTGGAGCCCCTAATTAAGATTAAAGTTTTATGGTATACACAGAGATTGCTTGTACATTTACTGTTCATGCTGAGCCGCCGAGAAAGGTAGTAGGTAGTTCCCTTTATATATGCAAGTCCTCCGGAGGCTGTGATTCTTTTCATTCTCGGCTGTAGGGTCTTACTGTAATTCCAACTAATCAATCTCATTATTGACTTCCCTTACAGAATTGTCTGTTGATCAGTTGCACCTTTGAGGGATTTGGCAAATGTCTTTGAGTTTTATAATTCTCCACACAAGTACTGAAGAGTGATGACATTCCTTTGAAAAAGCTCAACGGTTTTGTCTTGCAAAAAgcagttcattaaaaaatatatactccgTGTTcaaataattgtattatttgaaagaattatttaTGGAATTTATAAAACACTGGCTAGAAAATTTATACATAAATGAATTTCTTGATCCTAAACATATTTGCACATGTAGCTGAAaggtcactctctctctctctctgtcacacacacacacacacacacacacacactcatcctGAGTTGGTCCATTTTTATCCCTATTTCAAATAGAATGATGCTATTATCTTGTGGATATAAGCACATTTCAGGCTAGCGTTAATAGGCTACAGTATTAGACATAGATACTGTAGATATTACAGTATCTACATTTTTACCCAACAATTACAACCATTCCTATGTTTTTAACACAATAATATCACCCATTATTAACTGTAAGCATATTTCCTTATTTAacacattaatgaaaaaaaacacacactgatgaagaaaatacacatttctcctACCATTTGGCTTAAAATGAACAGTTaggaatttccttttcttaacttGTCTCTCCCCATTGATAATTACTGcatatataattgtttttttattcactCAATAATGCCAAAGAAGAACAACTTCATATTTATCAAATACTGTGGTTGTAACAGATACTTTCTTGTTCTTAAAAGTTGGATAATATATTGAACACTATAAGTACCATTTAGTCAGTTTCAAATAACAATTCGTTCTTTCATGTGTGCCATCATTTAAACATGATTTGCAAAGCAAGGCACACAGGGAAATTATTTCTCATGACTTTCAATGCTTGCAATTCCAGTAACTACCAGCGGGGGGTAGTGATAGCTTGTGTACCTTAAAGCTAATTTTGAacctttttaaaactaaagaaaacccTACTTGTATAAAGAAATATACTTACTACATTGACAATGTATTACTAAGCacagatttcttatttttgcaaccaaatattaaaagggaaaagTAATTTAACCAAACTGTAAATCAATgtaatactttaaaatgaaacCATCGGCTCCCCATAAATTGTTATCTTAATTTAATTCCAGTTTTAACTTCCCAGCCATATGCTGACATAGTACCTGCATGAAACAAAATGTAGTGCTTTGAAActcatttcacaatattttctaatttgcagAATTATTCAGCCTCTGTATTCATAATACATTATCAAAAGTTGCCATGGCTGTATTTCTTTGCTTAGCTGGAAGTGAGTGGTGGAGATGCTTCAGCTTATAGCGTTTGCTTTGGACATCATCAGCATTCATAATGAAATATGTCTAGAGTTTTCTTCAATAGAAAAGATTACAAATTGTGTTAAATGTTAAGTAGGTATGATTCAGGGATAGTTGTAGGAAATCACTGCCTGTCAGAGGATACTCCTGTAGCAGTATAGAGTTTCTAAGGCTTATAGAAATCTTACTAATTTGCCATACTTTAGGGATAATTCTCTAAGTAACTCAGTGattagttattttgttttatttttagagggggtggggagagccagGATGAGAGGGCAtgttagggagagggagagagatcctAAGCACACTCCGTGccgagcatgaagcccaacacgggtctccatctcatgaccctgagatcatgacctgagcagaaatcaagagttggatgcttaaccacttaactgtctgagccaccaaggtgcctctCAGTGACAAATTGTGTATAAATGCTATTATCTTCTAGTTCCCCTTTAATTTGTACTTCCTCTTCACACCTTTTGTTTGTCTTTCCCAGTGAATAGGTTATTAGTATTGAATCTCCTACCTGGAACAGGGACTCTTGGCATTTAATAGTCTTTGCTTCTGGAAGAAATTGTTTCTGTCAATTTGCTTTTTTGAAATCTAACATGTATTTTAACCATATGAgagtaattttaatatttacaatttgATTGCAATTTGGTTCAATTACAATTTGATGAAAACTCCAGAAATAAAAGTCTAGTCACAATGCTATGTACACAAAAACTGTAGCATATAATGCCTAGGAAGTTAAAACAAGAACTAGAATTTAAgactaaaaataaagcaaaggagTTGTCTTGTTGGGATTTAGAAGCCTATTTCTCAGTTTGCTCATAGCTGCCTTCACTTCTTGATTCCTTAAGGTATAGATTGTTGGGTTCAGAATGGGAGTAAAGATGGTATACAACACAGACAGGATCTTATCTATAAGGAAACTGTTCAGTGGCCACATACAGATGAAGATGCAGGGCCCAAAGAACATGAAGACAACAACGAAATGAGCTGTGCAGGTAGAAAGAGCCTTAGATGATCCTTTTGAATGATGCTTGATAGTGACCAGGATAATAACATAAGaattgaataaaagaataaagcaggATAAGGCAATTATGCCACTAGTTGAGATCATAAAGAGGCCCAGAACATAAGTGTCCACACAGGCCAGCTGGAACACCACAGGAAGGTCACAGAAAAAGCTGTCTACTCCATTGGGACCACAGAATGGTAATGTGAGAGCAAATATGACCTGGCTCATCGAATGCATGACTCCTACCCCCCAGGAAGCCACCACGAGGGCAACACACATCCCAGGGCTTATGACTGAAGCATAGCGGAGAGGCTTGCATATCGCAACATACCTATCAAGGGACGTGGccataagtaaaataatttcagtgCCAGTAAAAAGGTGTAGAAAAAATATCTGGGTGATACAGCCATCAAAGGAGATGGTTTTGTGTCCAGTGAGGTAGTCTGTAATCATCTTAGGGGTGGCAAAGGAAGCAAGTGACATATCAATGATGGAAAGGTTGGTGAGCAGGAAATACATAGGCGAGTGCAGGTGAGAGTCGGCTATAACTGTGATGACTGTGAGGCTGTTACCAAGCATTGTTGCTACATAAAACAGTGAGAACACCATGAAGAAAAACAGCCGTAGTTCCCAGGAACTAGAGAGTCCCagcaaaacaaattcagaaaCAGACTTATTGGCCACATCCATTGTCCTGAAAACCTACCTATatcaaggggaagaaaaagagaaaatatgattcTATTTAAGCAAAAGGTACAAGAATCCACTTTCACAGACTTTGGTTCCTCTACGAAAACTTATCTTTACTATTCTTTCCATCTTCATTGGTATGTTGGTTTGAAAGATAATTATAGGATATTAGAGATCATAGCAAAATACCACTGAAGTCATAGGTGTTGaaataacactttcttttttgatattaAATAGCAATCAAATTGAGATTATTATATAATCCAGAAGGCATATACTTATCTACATATTTgtccatctatttatctatataatCTTAAAGATAATTAAGTAAGTACTGGCTCTGGGATGACAGtgtgttaaacacacacacacacacacacacacacacacacacacacacactttagtcATTTAGAATTCAGCCCTAGGAATATCCTTACtgaaagaacatataaaaattatatcacaTATAAGTGACATTATAGAAAGATTTCAGTGAACAGTTGCAAAGCTGTTATAAATTTCCAGAGAAGatttttaacatattcacagataaATTATCTCATTGAGCCcatcagaaacagagaaaataagtaaGAATCCAATGGAAGAAGACTGCTTTATTACCAGGTTTACTACTATATAGTCATATAGCCCAGGAAAAGgcatttaacttttcttcatGGCTTCTTTTTTGTTAAAGTAAGAGTCTGTTCCTCttacaaatatttgtaatactatgacttaaatttttatctttgtccCCTAAAGACTATATGACATCATCTTTATGAGAAAGAGCTCAAAGATTAAGTTCTTTAGTCTCTCCCCTGTTTAAATTCTCCCTTCATATCTGCCAACATATGTAAACTGTTTTATTGATCTCAGCTCCACAGAACAGGGTTAGGAGATTCgaggtgggaagagcagagatttaaaatctttcagtatTTGTAAAACACTTAAGCTTACCAGATCTGTAGTAGAATCGGGGCTTTAGATTATTCAGTGTTAAGTAGGCTGTGATAGAGAGCATATAGgaggtaattttaaatataaattaatgacCTAGTTGAATCATTAGTTGTTTAGCAGCTCTAGATAAAATGTATATTGTAGGAACTTGGGGATTGACCAAGAAAACATCTGCAATGGGATTCATTAAATAGCAAAGATGGTGTTATTTGGTTCACCACAGGAATATATGTCAAGAGTCTCATGGGAATTTACAATGATTATTTTCACCTGGACCAGAGAGATTCAGGAATTGGAAATTGGAAAAGCCATCATTTAAGAGGTAGCCAGAAATATCAAATCAATGAGTTTTAATAAGCACTTCTGATTATCTAACTCTGTTCTAGAGGCAGCAGAGAATGAAATCCAAAAACATTCACATCTGCTTCagataatttattatttgtttggaAATACTGAATACCCgtaagttaaaaaattaatgaaaaaatacaaatctaaTGTTCACACAATTCTCGGAGATCATGAGTGAATGGAATTTTagataaaggaaaatttataatgTGTTTAATTAATCAAGAAAGTGTTCTTGCAGAAGAAATACCATGAGCTTGACCTAGAGTGAACACTAAAATCTTGattggtaagagaaaaaaatgcacatgtgGAATAAAACAGTGCAAGTTATTTGCAGGAGCAAGATATTCTGTTAGcaggttgaaagaaaaaaaatgcagttgtCCTAAAAAGAAAAGCTTCACTTGAATAtactaatgtaaaaaaaatatatgtccacagtATAATCTCAAGTGAAAAGCAAATTGAAGTGTAATGTGTATATTATGATCTTGATTTTGTAAAATCAAATAACAAAGCAAACTAGGCTATTAAAAACTGGTTACCTCACAAAGagaagggaggacagggagatgatgaattttcttatttatatgtatttgaatatttttcacttttttctattttttactgtttttgtatcAAAAACTTTTACACACGTATTCATAGCagtactattcacaatagccaaaaggtggaaacatctatcaactgataaatgaatgaacaaatgtggTAGAGCCATGATTGCAATGGATTACTATTTaaccataaaatgaaatgaagtatGAAGAGTGATACGTACTtagcatggatgaatcttaaaaacattctCAGTGAAAAAGGTCTGTACATGTGGGTgtgaaagaacagaataaaatcacagcaaaagaacTTAATTAAGTGGAGaaaagcaatatgcctgataaagatttcaaagtaatggtcataaatattctcactggacttgagaaaagagtggagaatCTCAAAGaaatcttcaacaaagagaaaggaaatataaaaaagaacaatcagatgaagaaatcaataactgaaattaaaattacactAGATGGGGGCActtggtggcacagtcggttaa contains:
- the LOC113249634 gene encoding olfactory receptor 4K2; protein product: MDVANKSVSEFVLLGLSSSWELRLFFFMVFSLFYVATMLGNSLTVITVIADSHLHSPMYFLLTNLSIIDMSLASFATPKMITDYLTGHKTISFDGCITQIFFLHLFTGTEIILLMATSLDRYVAICKPLRYASVISPGMCVALVVASWGVGVMHSMSQVIFALTLPFCGPNGVDSFFCDLPVVFQLACVDTYVLGLFMISTSGIIALSCFILLFNSYVIILVTIKHHSKGSSKALSTCTAHFVVVFMFFGPCIFICMWPLNSFLIDKILSVLYTIFTPILNPTIYTLRNQEVKAAMSKLRNRLLNPNKTTPLLYF